A DNA window from Fragaria vesca subsp. vesca linkage group LG3, FraVesHawaii_1.0, whole genome shotgun sequence contains the following coding sequences:
- the LOC101299648 gene encoding expansin-A13-like: ITITNFCAPNYGFTADGGGHCNPPNKHLVLPIEAFEKIAIWKAGNMPVQYRRIKCRKEGGVRFTIDGSSIFISVLISNVAGAGDIAAVKIKGSTTGWLPMGRNWGQNWHINADLKNQPLSFEVTSSDGLTLTSYNVAPKNWNFGQTFEGKQFES; encoded by the exons ATCACAATCACGAATTT CTGCGCTCCGAACTACGGCTTCACCGCGGACGGTGGGGGCCACTGTAACCCTCCCAATAAGCACTTGGTCCTCCCGATTGAGGCCTTTGAGAAGATCGCTATCTGGAAAGCTGGTAATATGCCGGTCCAGTATCGCAG GATCAAGTGTAGAAAGGAGGGAGGAGTTCGTTTTACTATAGATGGGTCTAGTATCTTTATTTCCGTGCTGATCAGCAATGTTGCCGGCGCTGGAGACATAGCTGCAGTGAAGATCAAGGGTTCAACAACTGGTTGGCTTCCAATGGGACGGAATTGGGGTCAAAACTGGCATATAAATGCTGATTTGAAGAATCAGCCTCTTTCTTTTGAGGTCACTAGTAGCGATGGGTTGACGCTCACATCTTACAACGTTGCTCCCAAGAATTGGAACTTTGGGCAGACTTTTGAAGGGAAGCAGTTCGAGTCTTGA
- the LOC101303399 gene encoding isocitrate dehydrogenase [NADP]-like gives MEAFDKIKVTNPIVEMDGDEMTRIFWKSIKDKLILPFLELDIKYFDLGLPNRDATDDRVTIESAEATLKYNVAIKCATITPDETRVKEFNLKQMWRSPNGTIRNILNGTVFREPIICRNVPRLVPGWTKPICIGRHAFGDQYRATDAIIKGPGKLKLVFVPDGSNEKQEYEVFNFTGAGGVALSMYNTDESIRSFADASMNTAYQKKWPLYLSTKNTILKKYDGRFKDIFQEVYETNWRSRFEAEGIWYEHRLIDDMVAYALKSEGGYVWACKNYDGDVQSDLVAQGFGSLGLMTSILVCPDGKTIEAEAAHGTVTRHYRVHQKGGETSTNSIASIFAWSRGLAHRAKLDSNARLLDFVEKLEAACVGTVESGKMTKDLALLIHGPKVLRSQYLNTEDFIDAVAEELRFRLFSRAKL, from the exons ATGGAGGCATTCGATAAGATCAAGGTGACCAACCCAATTGTCGAAATGGATG GAGATGAAATGACTCGAATTTTCTGGAAATCTATAAAAGATAAG CTTATTTTACCCTTTCTGGAATTGGATATCAAGTACTTTGACCTCGGCCTCCCTAATCGTGATGCCACCGATGATAGAGTCACAATTGAAAGTGCAGAAGCTACTCTCAA GTACAATGTAGCAATTAAGTGTGCAACTATAACTCCTG ATGAAACTCGTGTTAAGGAGTTTAACTTGAAACAGATGTGGAGGAGTCCAAATGGGACAATCCGGAACATTTTAAATG GTACTGTTTTTAGAGAACCTATAATCTGCAGAAATGTTCCCCGCCTTGTTCCAG GTTGGACAAAGCCAATATGCATTGGGAGGCATGCTTTTGGTGATCAGTACCGAGCAACTGATGCAATCATAAAGGGACCTGGAAAACTTAAGTTAGTTTTTG TACCTGATGGGTCCAATGAGAAACAAGAATATGAGGTTTTCAACTTTACTGGTGCAGGAGGCGTAGCTCTGTCCATGTATAACACTGATGAG TCTATCCGATCCTTTGCGGATGCATCTATGAATACTGCCTACCAGAAAAAGTGGCCACTTTATCTTAGCACTAAAAATACTATTCTCAAGAAATATGACGGAAG ATTCAAGGACATCTTCCAGGAAGTTTATGAAACGAATTGGAGATCAAGATTTGAAGCTGAAGGAATTTG GTATGAACACCGTCTTATCGATGATATGGTTGCATATGCTCTTAAAAGTGAAGGAGGTTATGTATGGGCATGCAAAAACTATGATGGGGATGTGCAAAGTGACTTAGTAGCACAAG GGTTTGGATCTCTGGGACTGATGACATCAATACTG GTGTGCCCAGATGGAAAGACCATTGAAGCTGAAGCAGCCCATGGTACAGTTACCCGCCATTACCGGGTTCACCAAAAAGGAGGTGAAACCAGCACAAACAGCATAGCTTCTATCTTTGCTTGGTCACGGGGTCTTGCACACAG GGCAAAGTTGGATAGCAATGCCAGACTATTAGATTTTGTGGAGAAACTTGAAGCAGCTTGTGTTGGAACTGTTGAATCTGGGAAGATGACCAAGGATCTTGCACTTCTTATCCATGGGCCTAA GGTCCTTAGGTCTCAGTATCTGAATACTGAAGATTTTATTGATGCCGTGGCTGAGGAGCTGAGATTTAGATTGTTTAGTAGAGCAAAGTTGTGA
- the LOC101302816 gene encoding protein kinase G11A-like has translation MSSNPASDSEDIPSGPQMMVFNGQRGINSSNSKDSSAKSSGSSTQDPSSKGMDLSSKTIAESTTTSSRSSPSPMPHANSEFLTNSIPSHGQRSRNNSRSDSLESITAPLKPHTGGDVRWDAINMVSKGSQLNLSHFRLLKRLGYGDIGSVYLVELRGTNAFFAMKVMDKASLASRNKLLRAQTEKEILGLLDHPFLPTLYSYFETDKFYCLVMEYCSGGNLHSLRQKQPNKHFTEEAARFYASQVLLALEYLHMLGIVYRDLKPENVLVRDEGHIMLSDFDLSLRCSVNPTLVKSSSVHVNNGSGGGGGVSGAILEEDYAVQGCMQPSTFFPRILPSKKSRKSRSDFGLSATNSLPELMAEPTNVRSMSFVGTHEYLAPEIIRGEGHGSAVDWWTFGIFLYELLHGTTPFKGHGNRATLYNVVDQPLKFPETPQVSPIARNLIRGLLIKEPNKRIAYKRGATEIKQHPFFEGVNWALVRCAMPPHVPEPVDYSQYASKEASAPDKKMPEEGSNPNDSSYVDFEYF, from the exons ATGTCTTCAAATCCAGCATCTGAT TCAGAAGATATACCATCTGGACCGCAGATGATGGTATTTAATGGCCAGCGTGGTATCAATTCCTCCAATAGCAAGGATAGCTCAGCAAAATCTAGTGGTAGTTCAACTCAGGATCCAAGTTCCAAAGGAATGGACCTCAGTAGTAAGACTATAGCTGAATCAACCACCACCAGTAGTCGTTCTTCTCCAAGCCCAATGCCACATGCAAATTCTGAATTTCTAACCAATTCTATCCCCAGCCATGGCCAACGAAGTCGCAATAACTCTCGTTCTGATAGCTTAGAAAGTATCACTGCACCCCTAAAGCCTCATACTGGTGGTGACGTTCGGTGGGATGCGATCAACATGGTTTCTAAAGGTTCCCAACTCAATCTTAGCCATTTTCGGCTTCTCAAGCGCCTAGGCTATGGAGATATTGGTAGTGTTTATCTGGTAGAACTCAGAGGAACAAATGCTTTTTTTGCCATGAAAGTCATGGACAAGGCATCTCTTGCTAGTAGAAACAAGCTATTGCGAGCACAAACAGAAAAAGAGATACTTGGACTTCTTGACCACCCATTCTTGCCAACTCTATATTCGTACTTTGAGACTGACAAGTTCTATTGCTTGGTCATGGAATATTGTAGTGGAGGTAATCTACATTCCCTGCGACAGAAGCAACCTAACAAGCATTTTACAGAGGAAGCTGCACG GTTTTATGCATCACAGGTTTTGTTAGCACTCGAGTATCTGCATATGCTTGGAATCGTGTACAGGGATTTAAAGCCAGAAAATGTTCTAGTAAGAGATGAGGGCCATATCATGCTCTCTGACTTTGATCTATCACTCCGTTGTTCTGTGAATCCTACACTAGTCAAGTCTTCATCTGTCCATGTAAACAATGGTAGTGGTGGTGGTGGTGGTGTTTCTGGGGCCATTTTGGAAGAGGATTATGCTGTCCAGGGTTGTATGCAGCCATCCACTTTTTTTCCACGCATTTTACCTTCCAAGAAGAGCCGCAAATCTAGATCAGATTTTGGCCTTTCTGCTACCAACTCCCTCCCAGAACTGATGGCAGAGCCTACAAATGTGCGCTCCATGTCATTTGTTGGAACACATGAATATCTAGCCCCAGAGATTATCCGTGGAGAAGGCCATGGTAGTGCTGTGGACTGGTGGACATTTGGCATCTTCTTATATGAGCTCTTACATGGAACAACCCCGTTCAAGGGCCATGGAAATCGCGCCACACTTTATAATGTTGTTGACCAGCCTCTGAAGTTCCCAGAAACGCCACAAGTAAGTCCTATTGCACGTAATCTCATTCGAGGGCTCTTGATCAAAGAACCAAATAAGCGAATTGCATACAAAAGGGGTGCCACAGAAATAAAACAACACCCATTTTTTGAGGGAGTGAACTGGGCTCTAGTGAGATGTGCCATGCCTCCTCATGTACCTGAACCTGTAGACTATTCACAATATGCCAGCAAGGAGGCAAGCGCTCCCGACAAAAAGATGCCAGAAGAGGGCAGTAACCCTAATGATTCTTCTTATGTAGATTTTGAGTACTTTTAG